A genome region from Leptospira langatensis includes the following:
- the coaE gene encoding dephospho-CoA kinase (Dephospho-CoA kinase (CoaE) performs the final step in coenzyme A biosynthesis.), with amino-acid sequence MTRSASRTDESFLVGITGMIGGGKSTVTRIFEELGAFRISADEIARKFTEPDSPVREELVQALGKEILDDSGALDRKRIAKLVFGDPEKLKALNGIVHPRIRQEFSEILARQTKDTLVAWEVPLLFETDSYTLCDATVCVVSDLASSLKRASERDGIRLEEVEARAKNQLSLQEKAEKADYTLKNLGDLGDLRKECERLYSELRGRMK; translated from the coding sequence ATGACTCGCTCTGCTTCCAGAACAGATGAGAGTTTTCTTGTCGGGATCACCGGCATGATCGGGGGTGGGAAGTCCACGGTTACCCGTATTTTCGAGGAGCTGGGAGCCTTTCGGATCAGTGCGGATGAAATAGCCCGAAAATTCACCGAACCGGACAGTCCGGTCCGAGAGGAATTGGTCCAAGCCTTGGGCAAGGAGATCCTAGATGATTCAGGTGCCCTGGATCGGAAGAGGATTGCCAAATTGGTCTTTGGGGATCCGGAGAAGCTAAAGGCGCTGAATGGGATCGTGCATCCCAGGATCCGCCAGGAATTCTCCGAGATACTCGCAAGGCAAACAAAGGACACTCTGGTTGCGTGGGAGGTTCCGCTCTTATTCGAGACGGACTCTTATACTCTTTGCGATGCTACCGTATGCGTGGTCTCGGATCTTGCCTCCTCCTTAAAAAGGGCTTCCGAAAGGGATGGGATCCGTCTGGAAGAAGTGGAAGCCAGGGCCAAAAACCAGCTTTCTCTTCAGGAAAAAGCCGAGAAAGCCGACTATACTCTTAAGAACCTAGGGGACTTGGGAGACCTTCGCAAAGAATGCGAACGATTGTACTCTGAATTGAGGGGAAGAATGAAATGA